A window from Bos mutus isolate GX-2022 chromosome 1, NWIPB_WYAK_1.1, whole genome shotgun sequence encodes these proteins:
- the SMCO1 gene encoding single-pass membrane and coiled-coil domain-containing protein 1: protein MNNETTTLISLKEAMKRVDHKLQALEAHFKELDFIKDNLTQKFEDHSKTLANQGAQDELWKAVLSLKFTSMELNILYSYVIEVLVHLHTCVLEKLPDLVRSLPTLASILRRKVKNKHIRVVWESVLEEHGLQEGDITALCIFFVAHGNKAEHYIAKVRQMYIRDINFMISNMVKNQALQDGLLKAVQVIEKGKAEMAPQEKKSPLKELIPSVKS from the exons ATGAACAATGAAACCACAACCCTGATATCCTTGAAGGAGGCAATGAAAAG AGTAGACCACAAACTCCAAGCTTTAGAAGCACATTTTAAAGAACTGGACTTCATCAAGGATAATCTGACACAGAAATTTGAAGATCATAGCAAGACTTTGGCAAACCAGGGAGCCCAAGATGAGCTATGGAAAGCAGTTCTGTCACTCAA GTTCACCTCAATGGAACTGAATATTTTATACAGCTACGTCATTGAAGTACTTGTCCACTTGCACACTTGTGTGCTTGAGAAGCTGCCAGATCTGGTGAGAAGTCTTCCCACCTTAGCCTCCATCCTTAGACGAAAAGTCAAGAATAAGCACATCAGAGTTGTATGGGAGTCTGTTCTGGAGGAACATGGGTTGCAAGAAGGAGATATCACAGCactgtgtatcttctttgtagCACATGGTAACAAGGCAGAACACTACATTGCTAAAGTAAGGCAGATGTATATAAGAGATATCAATTTCATGATCTCTAATATGGTAAAGAACCAGGCGCTGCAGGATGGTTTGCTGAAGGCTGTGCAGGTCATTGAGAAGGGGAAAGCAGAGATGGCCCCCCAAGAGAAAAAGTCACCCCTAAAAGAGTTGATACCATCAGTCAAAAGCTAA